The following are encoded together in the Salvia hispanica cultivar TCC Black 2014 chromosome 6, UniMelb_Shisp_WGS_1.0, whole genome shotgun sequence genome:
- the LOC125194147 gene encoding probable inactive receptor kinase At5g58300: MMKLHSSFSTCCFFFFFIFFYMATTMTADLNSDRDALLDFALAMPHARRFNWINNSLICTSWAGVTCSSRGPARVVALRLPAYGLLGPLPDNTLARLDALTTLSLRSNYLNGTLPSDLLSLDSLRYINLQHNRFSGAIPSFQSPLLNVIDLSFNSLTGNIPQTVQNLTHLTALFLQNNSLSGFIPDLNLPDLVQLNFSNNNLNGSVPSHLQSFPASSFTGNSMLCGKPLQKCHVASPPPSPSPSPLPSPLSPPFSPPSRDLFPPPPSSQSPFSPTLPQTKKSSKSLGTSSIVALGVGGAAVAAVAASALLVFCLKRRRAAAAGGKGNAAVGRRNETHKEEFGSGVQEAEKNQLIFFQGSSYSFNLEDLLRASAEVLGKGTYGTTYTAVLEEGTTVVVKRLREVISGKREFEQQMKAIGKLQPHPNVVPLRAYYHSKDEKLLVYDHVPAGSLYTRLHGNRENGRILDWESRVKICLGASKGIAHIHSASGNRLTHGNIKSSNILLSQDTNACVADFGLTPLMGVPTTPSRGAGYRAPELIETTRYTQKCDVYSFGVLLLELLTGKSPIQTPGQEDVMDLPRWVQSVVREEWTAEVFDGELVRYQSVEEEMMKMLEIAMACVAKVPEMRPAMHEVVRMIEELSDSGNQPSSSNSPMLL, translated from the exons ATGATGAAGCTTCATTCCTCATTCTCAACAtgttgcttcttcttcttcttcatcttcttctacATGGCGACTACGATGACGGCTGACCTCAACTCAGACCGCGACGCCCTTCTTGATTTCGCGTTAGCCATGCCTCATGCCAGGAGATTCAACTGGATAAACAATTCCTTGATTTGCACCTCTTGGGCGGGAGTCACTTGCTCTTCGCGTGGTCCTGCTCGGGTCGTGGCCCTCCGCCTACCCGCCTACGGCCTCCTCGGCCCTCTCCCGGACAACACCTTGGCAAGGCTGGACGCCCTCACCACTCTCAGCCTCAGATCAAACTACCTCAATGGCACCCTTCCGTCCGACCTCCTCTCTCTCGATTCCCTACGCTATATCAATCTCCAACACAACAGATTCTCGGGCGCCATCCCTTCCTTTCAGTCTCCTCTCCTCAATGTCATTGATTTATCCTTCAACTCATTGACAGGCAACATCCCTCAAACAGTCCAAAATCTCACACATCTCACTGCTTTATTCCTCCAAAACAACTCTCTCTCTGGCTTCATCCCTGACCTCAACCTTCCTGACCTTGTGCAATTGAATTTCAGCAATAACAACCTCAATGGCTCTGTCCCATCTCACCTCCAGAGCTTCCCTGCTTCTTCATTCACTGGCAACTCTATGTTGTGTGGGAAGCCACTGCAGAAGTGCCATGTAGCATCACCACCTCCTTCTCCTTCGCCTTCGCCTTTGCCTTCACCTTTGTCTCCACCTTTTTCTCCACCATCTCGAGATCTCTTCCCGCCGCCTCCTTCTTCACAGTCCCCATTTTCTCCAACACTTCCTCAAACAAAAAAGTCGAGCAAAAGTTTAGGCACATCAAGTATAGTTGCTCTGGGAGTAGGTGGAGCAGCGGTGGCAGCAGTTGCAGCCTCGGCATTGTTAGTTTTCTGTTTGAAGCGGAGAcgagcagcagcagcaggaGGCAAAGGGAATGCGGCTGTAGGGAGGAGAAACGAGACGCATAAGGAGGAGTTTGGGAGTGGAGTGCAAGAGGCAGAGAAGAACCAACTGATATTCTTCCAAGGCAGTTCATACAGCTTCAATCTCGAGGACTTGCTGCGAGCCTCAGCCGAGGTGCTGGGAAAAGGAACATACGGAACAACCTACACAGCAGTCTTGGAAGAAGGAACGACGGTGGTGGTCAAGCGCCTCAGAGAAGTGATCTCCGGGAAGAGAGAGTTCGAGCAGCAGATGAAGGCCATTGGCAAGCTGCAACCCCACCCCAACGTTGTTCCCCTCCGTGCTTACTACCATTCCAAAGACGAGAAGCTTCTAGTATATGACCATGTACCCGCTGGCAGCCTCTACACACGACTCCATG GCAACAGAGAAAATGGAAGGATTCTTGATTGGGAAAGTAGAGTCAAGATTTGCTTAGGAGCATCCAAAGGGATAGCACACATTCATTCAGCAAGTGGAAACAGACTCACTCATGGAAACATCAAGTCCTCAAACATCCTTCTCAGCCAAGACACCAATGCTTGTGTTGCAGATTTTGGGCTCACACCTCTGATGGGAGTCCCTACCACTCCATCCAGAGGTGCTGGTTACCGAGCGCCAGAGCTCATCGAGACAACGagatatactcaaaaatgCGATGTCTACAGCTTCGGTGTCCTGCTTCTTGAATTGCTCACAGGCAAGTCACCCATTCAGACACCAGGGCAAGAGGATGTCATGGATCTGCCACGGTGGGTCCAATCCGTCGTGAGAGAGGAATGGACGGCTGAGGTTTTCGATGGTGAACTGGTCAGATATCAGAGTGTTGAAGAGGAAATGATGAAGATGCTTGAGATTGCAATGGCCTGTGTAGCGAAGGTGCCGGAGATGAGACCTGCGATGCATGAAGTAGTCAGGATGATCGAGGAGCTATCGGATTCCGGGAACCAGCCGTCGTCCAGCAATAGTCCCATGTTGTTGTAA